In a single window of the Pseudochaenichthys georgianus chromosome 16, fPseGeo1.2, whole genome shotgun sequence genome:
- the LOC117461256 gene encoding transmembrane protein 74, with the protein MELLPADERGKQRDPPDVLDRVSGALLHARKSGGSTGGGGYPGEGVCNPARGSHARSHSAPRTAPRRGGAEVKLGHLGEEKVKVCCDEELETSFTYIDENVNLCLASPDTKSTHRPVRNGEPCSETLPECSFMSEDDLSFGEGPGTSVDYGFISAVTFLVTGISLVIISYVVPRDVVVDRDSVSAREMERLEMECARIGAHLDRCVIAGLCLLTLGGVVLSTLLMISMWKGEMYRRKVIAYSKRSAKLYGSISLKTRSSPSHSSVNLSLEEEIEETLA; encoded by the coding sequence ATGGAGCTGCTTCCCGCAGATGAGAGAGGCAAGCAGCGCGATCCTCCCGACGTCCTTGACCGGGTTTCCGGTGCGCTGCTGCATGCCCGCAAGTCCGGTGGATCAACAGGAGGAGGAGGGTACCCGGGGGAGGGCGTCTGTAACCCGGCCCGAGGCAGCCATGCCCGGAGTCATTCAGCACCAAGGACGGCGCCGCGCAGGGGGGGAGCGGAGGTTAAACTCGGTCACCTCGGCGAGGAGAAAGTAAAGGTGTGTTGCGACGAGGAATTAGAGACATCCTTCACTTATATCGATGAGAATGTTAACCTATGCCTGGCCAGCCCGGACACTAAAAGTACTCACAGGCCTGTGCGTAATGGCGAGCCTTGCTCCGAGACTTTACCGGAGTGTTCCTTCATGTCAGAGGACGATCTCTCCTTCGGGGAGGGTCCTGGGACTTCTGTAGACTATGGCTTCATCAGTGCAGTCACGTTCTTGGTAACCGGGATCTCCTTGGTGATCATTTCCTACGTCGTGCCTCGGGATGTGGTGGTGGACCGTGACAGCGTGTCGGCGAGGGAGATGGAGAGGCTGGAGATGGAGTGTGCGCGGATAGGCGCCCACCTGGATCGGTGCGTCATAGCGGGGCTTTGCCTGCTCACGCTGGGCGGCGTGGTTCTCTCCACGCTGCTCATGATCTCCATGTGGAAGGGGGAGATGTACAGGAGGAAGGTCATCGCTTATTCCAAGCGCTCAGCCAAACTGTACGGCTCCATCAGCCTGAAGACCAGGTCCAGCCCCAGCCACTCCTCTGTGAATTTGTCCCTGGAGGAGGAAATAGAGGAAACGTTGGCTTAA